One genomic segment of Cottoperca gobio chromosome 21, fCotGob3.1, whole genome shotgun sequence includes these proteins:
- the sp3a gene encoding transcription factor Sp3a isoform X2: MTAPGQRMKPEDMAALDVDSSQIDFLQQEQGRGNQPSSPLNLLATTCTKVGSPSSEVDRGVAADVTSDLSTQLTGTDKWEVLTPTTAAKDESGMIQIQSQGILTSNGQYVLPFQNLHSQPIFVTSGTDASSANSVPNIQYQVIPQIQTADGQLSFSTSGVEGATLTQDATGQIQILPDGSQSLHVTSTANILNNNQNLISQTCNVQQLQGVSLGSSTFNNHGQVVTNVPMSLPGNITFVPINSVDLDSLGLSGAQTIATGITADGQLIMTSQPVDGSDGLAKTDNHLSQTLPINDSNANHEIYVPANESGLLSQDTSLSSVVTDQTDSSSGLQEGFIQQNQDHSIQVSAAQSIIQLQQVPIQTSNGQVVQSMATGGQNLQNVQLINPGTFIIQAQTVTPSGQIQWQTFQVQGVQNLQNLQLPTTPPQQITLAPVQTLSLGSNQVSIGTGQIPNLQTVTVNTMAQHEGDANNPGDIRIKEEPDSGDWQLSTDSTLNTNDLSHLRVRLVEDEDQLGQEGKRLRRVACTCPNCKESGGRGSSTGKKKQHICHIAGCGKVYGKTSHLRAHLRWHSGERPFVCSWMFCGKRFTRSDELQRHRRTHTGEKKFVCPECSKRFMRSDHLAKHIKTHQNKKAVNSGSAVVASMESAGSSDSIITTAGGTTLILTNIQQGSSNAQDILANAEIPLQLVTTVAASEVME; the protein is encoded by the exons ATGACTG CCCCAGGACAGCGGATGAAACCAGAAGATATGGCTGCATTGGACGTGGACAGCAGTCAAATTGACTTTCTGCAGCAGGAGCAAGGCAGGGGCAATCAG CCATCATCACCCCTCAACCTGCTAGCAACCACCTGCACTAAGGTTGGGTCACCGTCTTCAGAGGTGGACAGAGGTGTTGCCGCTGATGTG ACATCAGATCTATCTACGCAGCTTACTGGGACTGATAAATGGGAAGTCTTAAccccaacaacagcagcaaaggATGAATCTGGAATGATACAGATTCAAAGTCAAGGAATATTAACATCGAACGGACAGTATGTTCTTCCTTTTCAGAACTTACACAGTCAGCCAATCTTTGTGACTTCGGGAACGGACGCTTCCTCCGCCAACTCAGTGCCTAACATTCAGTACCAAGTTATTCCTCAGATTCAGACAGCAGATGGACAGCTGAGCTTCTCCACTTCCGGCGTGGAAGGAGCGACTCTGACTCAGGATGCCACGGGACAGATTCAGATCTTGCCTGACGGTAGCCAGAGTCTCCATGTAACATCAACTGCAAACATCCTTAATAACAACCAGAACCTCATATCACAGACTTGTAATGTCCAGCAGCTCCAGGGGGTTTCTCTTGGCAGCTCCACCTTCAACAACCACGGTCAGGTTGTGACTAATGTGCCTATGAGTTTGCCGGGGAACATTACTTTTGTTCCTATTAACAGTGTGGACTTGGACTCCCTCGGCCTTTCCGGTGCTCAGACTATAGCAACAGGGATCACTGCTGATGGCCAGCTTATCATGACGAGTCAACCCGTGGACGGCTCAGATGGTCTAGCGAAGACGGATAATCACCTTTCACAGACACTACCAATAAATGACTCAAATGCAAATCATGAGATATATGTGCCAGCGAACGAATCGGGTCTTCTGTCACAAGACACTTCTTTGTCATCAGTGGTTACAGACCAAACCGACTCGAGTTCTGGTCTCCAGGAGGGCTTCATCCAACAGAATCAGGATCACAGCATCCAGGTCTCGGCAGCTCAGTCCATcatccagctgcagcaggtaCCTATTCAGACCTCCAATGGTCAGGTGGTCCAGTCCATGGCGACAGGCGGGCAGAACCTGCAAAACGTGCAGCTGATCAACCCGGGAACCTTCATCATCCAAGCCCAGACGGTCACGCCGTCGGGTCAGATACAGTGGCAAACCTTTCAGGTGCAGGGAGTGCAGAACCTGCAGAACCTCCAGCTGCCCACAACGCCACCCCAGCAGATAACCCTGGCTCCAGTCCAGACCCTGTCACTGGGTTCCAATCAAGTTAGCATCGGCACGGGACAGATCCCTAACCTGCAGACAGTGACGGTCAACACAATGGCCCAACATGAAGGAGACGCAAACAACCCTGGAG ACATTCGTATAAAAGAAGAGCCAGACTCTGGAGACTGGCAGCTAAGCACCGACTCCACCCTGAACACAAACGATCTGTCCCACCTTCGCGTCCGGCTGGTGGAGGACGAGGATCAGTTGGGTCAGGAGGGCAAGAGGCTGCGCAGAGTGGCGTGTACTTGCCCTAACTGCAAAGAGTCAGGTGGGAG AGGATCCAGCACggggaagaagaagcagcacaTCTGCCACATTGCCGGCTGTGGGAAAGTATATGGAAAGACATCGCACCTGCGAGCTCACCTGCGCTGGCATTCAGGGGAGCGACCTTTTGTTTGCAGCTGGATGTTCTGTGGGAAGAGGTTCACACGCAGCGACGAGCTGCAGAGAcacaggagaacacacacag GAGAGAAGAAGTTTGTCTGCCCAGAATGTTCCAAGCGTTTCATGCGGAGCGACCACCTGGCGAAGCACATTAAAACTCATCAGAACAAGAAAGCCGTGAACTCTGGCAGCGCAGTGGTGGCCTCGATGGAATCCGCGGGGTCCTCAGACAGTATCATCACCACGGCAGGCGGGACCACCCTCATTCTCACCAACATCCAGCAGGGTTCCAGCAACGCCCAGGACATCCTGGCCAACGCAGAGATCCCTCTCCAGCTCGTCACCACAGTAGCGGCCAGCGAAGTCATGGAGTGA
- the sp3a gene encoding transcription factor Sp3a isoform X1 has protein sequence MTAPGQRMKPEDMAALDVDSSQIDFLQQEQGRGNQDTQPSSPLNLLATTCTKVGSPSSEVDRGVAADVTSDLSTQLTGTDKWEVLTPTTAAKDESGMIQIQSQGILTSNGQYVLPFQNLHSQPIFVTSGTDASSANSVPNIQYQVIPQIQTADGQLSFSTSGVEGATLTQDATGQIQILPDGSQSLHVTSTANILNNNQNLISQTCNVQQLQGVSLGSSTFNNHGQVVTNVPMSLPGNITFVPINSVDLDSLGLSGAQTIATGITADGQLIMTSQPVDGSDGLAKTDNHLSQTLPINDSNANHEIYVPANESGLLSQDTSLSSVVTDQTDSSSGLQEGFIQQNQDHSIQVSAAQSIIQLQQVPIQTSNGQVVQSMATGGQNLQNVQLINPGTFIIQAQTVTPSGQIQWQTFQVQGVQNLQNLQLPTTPPQQITLAPVQTLSLGSNQVSIGTGQIPNLQTVTVNTMAQHEGDANNPGDIRIKEEPDSGDWQLSTDSTLNTNDLSHLRVRLVEDEDQLGQEGKRLRRVACTCPNCKESGGRGSSTGKKKQHICHIAGCGKVYGKTSHLRAHLRWHSGERPFVCSWMFCGKRFTRSDELQRHRRTHTGEKKFVCPECSKRFMRSDHLAKHIKTHQNKKAVNSGSAVVASMESAGSSDSIITTAGGTTLILTNIQQGSSNAQDILANAEIPLQLVTTVAASEVME, from the exons ATGACTG CCCCAGGACAGCGGATGAAACCAGAAGATATGGCTGCATTGGACGTGGACAGCAGTCAAATTGACTTTCTGCAGCAGGAGCAAGGCAGGGGCAATCAG GACACTCAGCCATCATCACCCCTCAACCTGCTAGCAACCACCTGCACTAAGGTTGGGTCACCGTCTTCAGAGGTGGACAGAGGTGTTGCCGCTGATGTG ACATCAGATCTATCTACGCAGCTTACTGGGACTGATAAATGGGAAGTCTTAAccccaacaacagcagcaaaggATGAATCTGGAATGATACAGATTCAAAGTCAAGGAATATTAACATCGAACGGACAGTATGTTCTTCCTTTTCAGAACTTACACAGTCAGCCAATCTTTGTGACTTCGGGAACGGACGCTTCCTCCGCCAACTCAGTGCCTAACATTCAGTACCAAGTTATTCCTCAGATTCAGACAGCAGATGGACAGCTGAGCTTCTCCACTTCCGGCGTGGAAGGAGCGACTCTGACTCAGGATGCCACGGGACAGATTCAGATCTTGCCTGACGGTAGCCAGAGTCTCCATGTAACATCAACTGCAAACATCCTTAATAACAACCAGAACCTCATATCACAGACTTGTAATGTCCAGCAGCTCCAGGGGGTTTCTCTTGGCAGCTCCACCTTCAACAACCACGGTCAGGTTGTGACTAATGTGCCTATGAGTTTGCCGGGGAACATTACTTTTGTTCCTATTAACAGTGTGGACTTGGACTCCCTCGGCCTTTCCGGTGCTCAGACTATAGCAACAGGGATCACTGCTGATGGCCAGCTTATCATGACGAGTCAACCCGTGGACGGCTCAGATGGTCTAGCGAAGACGGATAATCACCTTTCACAGACACTACCAATAAATGACTCAAATGCAAATCATGAGATATATGTGCCAGCGAACGAATCGGGTCTTCTGTCACAAGACACTTCTTTGTCATCAGTGGTTACAGACCAAACCGACTCGAGTTCTGGTCTCCAGGAGGGCTTCATCCAACAGAATCAGGATCACAGCATCCAGGTCTCGGCAGCTCAGTCCATcatccagctgcagcaggtaCCTATTCAGACCTCCAATGGTCAGGTGGTCCAGTCCATGGCGACAGGCGGGCAGAACCTGCAAAACGTGCAGCTGATCAACCCGGGAACCTTCATCATCCAAGCCCAGACGGTCACGCCGTCGGGTCAGATACAGTGGCAAACCTTTCAGGTGCAGGGAGTGCAGAACCTGCAGAACCTCCAGCTGCCCACAACGCCACCCCAGCAGATAACCCTGGCTCCAGTCCAGACCCTGTCACTGGGTTCCAATCAAGTTAGCATCGGCACGGGACAGATCCCTAACCTGCAGACAGTGACGGTCAACACAATGGCCCAACATGAAGGAGACGCAAACAACCCTGGAG ACATTCGTATAAAAGAAGAGCCAGACTCTGGAGACTGGCAGCTAAGCACCGACTCCACCCTGAACACAAACGATCTGTCCCACCTTCGCGTCCGGCTGGTGGAGGACGAGGATCAGTTGGGTCAGGAGGGCAAGAGGCTGCGCAGAGTGGCGTGTACTTGCCCTAACTGCAAAGAGTCAGGTGGGAG AGGATCCAGCACggggaagaagaagcagcacaTCTGCCACATTGCCGGCTGTGGGAAAGTATATGGAAAGACATCGCACCTGCGAGCTCACCTGCGCTGGCATTCAGGGGAGCGACCTTTTGTTTGCAGCTGGATGTTCTGTGGGAAGAGGTTCACACGCAGCGACGAGCTGCAGAGAcacaggagaacacacacag GAGAGAAGAAGTTTGTCTGCCCAGAATGTTCCAAGCGTTTCATGCGGAGCGACCACCTGGCGAAGCACATTAAAACTCATCAGAACAAGAAAGCCGTGAACTCTGGCAGCGCAGTGGTGGCCTCGATGGAATCCGCGGGGTCCTCAGACAGTATCATCACCACGGCAGGCGGGACCACCCTCATTCTCACCAACATCCAGCAGGGTTCCAGCAACGCCCAGGACATCCTGGCCAACGCAGAGATCCCTCTCCAGCTCGTCACCACAGTAGCGGCCAGCGAAGTCATGGAGTGA
- the sp3a gene encoding transcription factor Sp3a isoform X3, translated as MTAPGQRMKPEDMAALDVDSSQIDFLQQEQGRGNQTSDLSTQLTGTDKWEVLTPTTAAKDESGMIQIQSQGILTSNGQYVLPFQNLHSQPIFVTSGTDASSANSVPNIQYQVIPQIQTADGQLSFSTSGVEGATLTQDATGQIQILPDGSQSLHVTSTANILNNNQNLISQTCNVQQLQGVSLGSSTFNNHGQVVTNVPMSLPGNITFVPINSVDLDSLGLSGAQTIATGITADGQLIMTSQPVDGSDGLAKTDNHLSQTLPINDSNANHEIYVPANESGLLSQDTSLSSVVTDQTDSSSGLQEGFIQQNQDHSIQVSAAQSIIQLQQVPIQTSNGQVVQSMATGGQNLQNVQLINPGTFIIQAQTVTPSGQIQWQTFQVQGVQNLQNLQLPTTPPQQITLAPVQTLSLGSNQVSIGTGQIPNLQTVTVNTMAQHEGDANNPGDIRIKEEPDSGDWQLSTDSTLNTNDLSHLRVRLVEDEDQLGQEGKRLRRVACTCPNCKESGGRGSSTGKKKQHICHIAGCGKVYGKTSHLRAHLRWHSGERPFVCSWMFCGKRFTRSDELQRHRRTHTGEKKFVCPECSKRFMRSDHLAKHIKTHQNKKAVNSGSAVVASMESAGSSDSIITTAGGTTLILTNIQQGSSNAQDILANAEIPLQLVTTVAASEVME; from the exons ATGACTG CCCCAGGACAGCGGATGAAACCAGAAGATATGGCTGCATTGGACGTGGACAGCAGTCAAATTGACTTTCTGCAGCAGGAGCAAGGCAGGGGCAATCAG ACATCAGATCTATCTACGCAGCTTACTGGGACTGATAAATGGGAAGTCTTAAccccaacaacagcagcaaaggATGAATCTGGAATGATACAGATTCAAAGTCAAGGAATATTAACATCGAACGGACAGTATGTTCTTCCTTTTCAGAACTTACACAGTCAGCCAATCTTTGTGACTTCGGGAACGGACGCTTCCTCCGCCAACTCAGTGCCTAACATTCAGTACCAAGTTATTCCTCAGATTCAGACAGCAGATGGACAGCTGAGCTTCTCCACTTCCGGCGTGGAAGGAGCGACTCTGACTCAGGATGCCACGGGACAGATTCAGATCTTGCCTGACGGTAGCCAGAGTCTCCATGTAACATCAACTGCAAACATCCTTAATAACAACCAGAACCTCATATCACAGACTTGTAATGTCCAGCAGCTCCAGGGGGTTTCTCTTGGCAGCTCCACCTTCAACAACCACGGTCAGGTTGTGACTAATGTGCCTATGAGTTTGCCGGGGAACATTACTTTTGTTCCTATTAACAGTGTGGACTTGGACTCCCTCGGCCTTTCCGGTGCTCAGACTATAGCAACAGGGATCACTGCTGATGGCCAGCTTATCATGACGAGTCAACCCGTGGACGGCTCAGATGGTCTAGCGAAGACGGATAATCACCTTTCACAGACACTACCAATAAATGACTCAAATGCAAATCATGAGATATATGTGCCAGCGAACGAATCGGGTCTTCTGTCACAAGACACTTCTTTGTCATCAGTGGTTACAGACCAAACCGACTCGAGTTCTGGTCTCCAGGAGGGCTTCATCCAACAGAATCAGGATCACAGCATCCAGGTCTCGGCAGCTCAGTCCATcatccagctgcagcaggtaCCTATTCAGACCTCCAATGGTCAGGTGGTCCAGTCCATGGCGACAGGCGGGCAGAACCTGCAAAACGTGCAGCTGATCAACCCGGGAACCTTCATCATCCAAGCCCAGACGGTCACGCCGTCGGGTCAGATACAGTGGCAAACCTTTCAGGTGCAGGGAGTGCAGAACCTGCAGAACCTCCAGCTGCCCACAACGCCACCCCAGCAGATAACCCTGGCTCCAGTCCAGACCCTGTCACTGGGTTCCAATCAAGTTAGCATCGGCACGGGACAGATCCCTAACCTGCAGACAGTGACGGTCAACACAATGGCCCAACATGAAGGAGACGCAAACAACCCTGGAG ACATTCGTATAAAAGAAGAGCCAGACTCTGGAGACTGGCAGCTAAGCACCGACTCCACCCTGAACACAAACGATCTGTCCCACCTTCGCGTCCGGCTGGTGGAGGACGAGGATCAGTTGGGTCAGGAGGGCAAGAGGCTGCGCAGAGTGGCGTGTACTTGCCCTAACTGCAAAGAGTCAGGTGGGAG AGGATCCAGCACggggaagaagaagcagcacaTCTGCCACATTGCCGGCTGTGGGAAAGTATATGGAAAGACATCGCACCTGCGAGCTCACCTGCGCTGGCATTCAGGGGAGCGACCTTTTGTTTGCAGCTGGATGTTCTGTGGGAAGAGGTTCACACGCAGCGACGAGCTGCAGAGAcacaggagaacacacacag GAGAGAAGAAGTTTGTCTGCCCAGAATGTTCCAAGCGTTTCATGCGGAGCGACCACCTGGCGAAGCACATTAAAACTCATCAGAACAAGAAAGCCGTGAACTCTGGCAGCGCAGTGGTGGCCTCGATGGAATCCGCGGGGTCCTCAGACAGTATCATCACCACGGCAGGCGGGACCACCCTCATTCTCACCAACATCCAGCAGGGTTCCAGCAACGCCCAGGACATCCTGGCCAACGCAGAGATCCCTCTCCAGCTCGTCACCACAGTAGCGGCCAGCGAAGTCATGGAGTGA